The following proteins are co-located in the Panthera uncia isolate 11264 chromosome F1, Puncia_PCG_1.0, whole genome shotgun sequence genome:
- the SFT2D2 gene encoding vesicle transport protein SFT2B isoform X1, which produces MDKLKKVLSGQDTEDRGGLAEVVEASSLSWGTRIKGFIACFAAGIVCSLLGTLLLWVPRKGLYLFAVFYTFGNIASIGSTVFLMGPMKQLKRMFEPTRLIATVMVLLCFTLTLCSAFWWHNKGLALIFCILQSLALTWYSLSFIPYARDAVKKCFAVCLA; this is translated from the exons ATGGACAAGCTGAAGAAGGTGCTCAGCGGCCAGGACACCGAGGACCGGGGCGGCCTGGCCGAG gTCGTCGAGGCATCTTCGTTAAGCTGGGGCACCAGAATAAAAGGCTTCATTGCGTGTTTTGCTGCAGGAATTGTCTGCTCACTGCTG GGAACTCTTCTGCTCTGGGTCCCCAGAAAGGGACTGTACCTCTTCGCGGTGTTTTACACCTTTGGTAACATCGCATCGATTGGAAG CACCGTCTTCCTCATGGGGCCCATGAAACAGCTGAAGCGAATGTTCGAGCCGACGCGCCTGATTGCAACTGTCATGGTGCTG CTGTGTTTTACACTCACCCTGTGTTCTGCCTTCTGG TGGCATAACAAGGGGCTCGCTCTCATCTTCTGCATTTTGCAGTCCTTGGCCCTGACGTG GTATAGCCTTTCCTTCATTCCATATGCAAG GGATGCTGTGAAGAAGTGTTTTGCTGTGTGTCTTGCATAA
- the SFT2D2 gene encoding vesicle transport protein SFT2B isoform X2, with the protein MDKLKKVLSGQDTEDRGGLAEVVEASSLSWGTRIKGFIACFAAGIVCSLLGTLLLWVPRKGLYLFAVFYTFGNIASIGSTVFLMGPMKQLKRMFEPTRLIATVMVLWHNKGLALIFCILQSLALTWYSLSFIPYARDAVKKCFAVCLA; encoded by the exons ATGGACAAGCTGAAGAAGGTGCTCAGCGGCCAGGACACCGAGGACCGGGGCGGCCTGGCCGAG gTCGTCGAGGCATCTTCGTTAAGCTGGGGCACCAGAATAAAAGGCTTCATTGCGTGTTTTGCTGCAGGAATTGTCTGCTCACTGCTG GGAACTCTTCTGCTCTGGGTCCCCAGAAAGGGACTGTACCTCTTCGCGGTGTTTTACACCTTTGGTAACATCGCATCGATTGGAAG CACCGTCTTCCTCATGGGGCCCATGAAACAGCTGAAGCGAATGTTCGAGCCGACGCGCCTGATTGCAACTGTCATGGTGCTG TGGCATAACAAGGGGCTCGCTCTCATCTTCTGCATTTTGCAGTCCTTGGCCCTGACGTG GTATAGCCTTTCCTTCATTCCATATGCAAG GGATGCTGTGAAGAAGTGTTTTGCTGTGTGTCTTGCATAA